One genomic segment of Salinigranum rubrum includes these proteins:
- a CDS encoding MFS transporter — MSGRTVPSRARVRTAGVVAGLCVLSAAAAAYEIVPASVTPLVRESLGIGAAAAGLLVTVMYATSVVVSVPVGVALDRVGVTRAVVAAGVALLVAGAWGYAAAVAGAYWWLVASRVLGGLAYVVLWNAGANLVGETVTPENRATAVGVFTASAPLGFALGQFGGPQVAARAGWPAVLPTFAGLAVVGVGVFLAATRGQELSVTTETPDRAAFVALFTNRGMWTLCLLCFVAYDLYLVLNSWLPSYLAEGLGVDLALSGLLTALFPAVGIVARAASGGISDRLFDGRRRPVAVLAFAVATPGVLGLAVTTDVGSVVGLVVTAGLGIQLAIGLLFSYVTEVVASEVRTTAVSLLTAAGLAGAGIAPVVAGALIERVGYRSTFLLAGVVAAAGIVVAWWAPEPSGGRSGKRDSHEPV, encoded by the coding sequence ATGAGCGGGCGGACCGTACCGAGCCGTGCGCGGGTTCGGACCGCGGGTGTCGTCGCCGGGCTTTGCGTGCTCTCGGCGGCCGCCGCGGCGTACGAAATCGTCCCGGCGAGCGTGACGCCGCTCGTCCGCGAGTCGCTGGGTATCGGCGCGGCGGCCGCCGGACTGCTCGTGACCGTCATGTACGCGACGTCCGTCGTCGTGAGCGTCCCCGTCGGGGTCGCGCTCGACCGCGTCGGGGTCACCCGGGCGGTCGTGGCGGCCGGCGTCGCGCTGCTCGTCGCCGGTGCGTGGGGGTACGCCGCCGCCGTCGCCGGGGCGTACTGGTGGCTGGTCGCCTCGCGCGTCCTCGGCGGGTTGGCGTACGTCGTCCTCTGGAACGCCGGCGCCAACCTCGTCGGCGAGACCGTTACGCCCGAGAACCGCGCGACCGCCGTCGGCGTCTTCACCGCGAGCGCCCCGCTCGGGTTCGCCCTCGGACAGTTCGGCGGGCCGCAGGTCGCCGCACGCGCGGGCTGGCCGGCCGTCCTGCCCACGTTCGCGGGGCTCGCCGTCGTCGGAGTGGGTGTCTTCCTCGCCGCCACCCGTGGCCAGGAGCTTTCGGTGACGACCGAGACGCCCGACCGGGCGGCGTTCGTCGCGCTCTTCACCAACCGTGGGATGTGGACGCTCTGTCTCCTCTGTTTCGTCGCGTACGACCTCTACCTCGTTCTGAACAGTTGGCTGCCGAGCTACTTGGCGGAGGGACTCGGCGTCGACCTGGCGCTGAGCGGTCTCCTGACGGCGCTGTTTCCGGCCGTCGGTATCGTCGCGCGGGCCGCAAGCGGCGGGATTTCGGACCGACTGTTCGACGGCCGTCGGCGGCCGGTCGCCGTCCTCGCGTTCGCCGTCGCGACGCCGGGCGTCCTCGGTCTCGCGGTGACGACGGACGTCGGGAGCGTCGTGGGTCTCGTCGTCACCGCGGGTCTCGGGATTCAGCTCGCCATCGGACTGCTGTTCTCGTACGTGACGGAGGTCGTCGCAAGCGAGGTCCGGACGACGGCCGTGTCGCTCCTGACTGCGGCCGGCCTCGCCGGCGCGGGCATCGCCCCCGTGGTCGCCGGCGCGCTCATCGAGCGCGTGGGCTACCGGTCGACGTTCCTGCTCGCCGGCGTCGTCGCTGCAGCCGGTATCGTGGTGGCGTGGTGGGCTCCGGAGCCGTCGGGGGGGCGCTCTGGCAAACGAGACAGTCACGAACCAGTTTAG
- a CDS encoding SDR family NAD(P)-dependent oxidoreductase, whose protein sequence is MSTAELDGKTAVVTGAGGQIGGGIARELAKAGCDVVLADVDVLDTAYNQQGSEEVHGAETAHKLADDIESMGRRAIVVECDVTKAAQVEAMIDATVEEFGGLDVMCNNAGIITLSTVEELAEAEWDSVMDVNAKGVFLCAKAAIPELKRSKGTIINTASIAGEIGAAGLGHYVASKHAVMGLTKCLALELAPDDVTVNAICPGIVNTPMWSKVLTPAMGGDYGDIIEDVMPLGRDQTPEDMGRLAVFFATNRNVTGEAVKVDGGITQNVI, encoded by the coding sequence ATGTCGACAGCAGAACTCGATGGCAAGACGGCGGTGGTGACTGGTGCGGGTGGACAGATCGGTGGCGGTATCGCCCGCGAGTTGGCGAAAGCGGGCTGTGACGTCGTCCTCGCGGACGTGGACGTTCTCGACACCGCGTACAACCAGCAGGGGAGCGAGGAGGTCCACGGGGCGGAGACGGCACACAAACTCGCCGACGACATCGAGTCGATGGGTCGGCGCGCCATCGTCGTCGAGTGCGACGTGACGAAGGCAGCGCAGGTCGAGGCGATGATAGACGCGACCGTCGAGGAGTTCGGCGGCCTCGACGTCATGTGTAACAACGCCGGGATCATCACGCTCTCGACGGTCGAAGAGTTGGCGGAAGCGGAGTGGGACTCGGTCATGGACGTCAACGCGAAGGGGGTGTTCCTCTGTGCGAAGGCGGCGATTCCCGAACTCAAGCGGAGCAAGGGGACGATTATCAACACCGCCTCCATCGCGGGTGAAATCGGCGCGGCCGGATTGGGCCACTACGTCGCCTCGAAGCACGCCGTCATGGGGCTGACGAAGTGCCTCGCGCTGGAACTCGCCCCGGACGACGTGACGGTCAACGCCATCTGCCCGGGCATCGTGAACACGCCGATGTGGTCGAAGGTGCTCACGCCGGCGATGGGGGGCGATTACGGGGACATCATCGAGGACGTGATGCCGCTCGGACGCGACCAGACGCCCGAAGACATGGGTCGGTTGGCCGTCTTCTTCGCGACGAACCGCAACGTCACCGGCGAGGCGGTCAAGGTCGACGGCGGCATCACCCAGAACGTCATCTGA
- a CDS encoding dihydrodipicolinate synthase family protein encodes MSEYPVYAPLVTPFTPADTVDVDALASLVDSVESRGVDGVVPCGTTGEFASLADEEYGRVVEATVDAASGTVVTGVSDTSVAGVRSKVALATDAGCDAVLLTGPYFHTENATGGTEAFLREAVADAPVPVYLYNLPAYVGVRLEPATVRSLAEDRVIDGIKDSSGDVEYLLTLVRATPPEFEVFCGYDSVLVPALTGGITGGINALANVVPEVFDVTTSALADGDVERAVRLSQAAIAPLFEQCSTHGFAPATKAGAAARGFIDSTAVRPPLVDLDDGAQEDVAAAVEDALTVVDTS; translated from the coding sequence ATGTCAGAGTATCCCGTGTATGCGCCGCTCGTCACGCCGTTCACTCCCGCGGACACCGTCGACGTCGACGCCCTCGCATCGCTCGTCGACAGCGTCGAATCCCGCGGCGTCGACGGCGTCGTCCCCTGCGGAACCACGGGCGAGTTCGCCAGCCTCGCAGACGAGGAGTACGGGCGCGTCGTCGAGGCGACGGTCGACGCCGCCTCCGGAACCGTCGTGACCGGCGTCTCCGACACGAGCGTTGCGGGCGTCCGCTCGAAGGTCGCTCTCGCGACCGATGCGGGCTGTGACGCCGTGTTGCTGACGGGGCCGTACTTCCACACCGAGAACGCGACCGGCGGGACCGAGGCGTTCCTCCGGGAGGCCGTCGCCGACGCGCCCGTGCCGGTGTACCTCTACAACCTTCCGGCGTACGTCGGCGTCCGTCTCGAACCGGCCACCGTGCGCTCGCTCGCCGAAGACAGAGTCATCGACGGCATCAAAGACTCCAGCGGCGACGTCGAGTACCTCCTCACGCTCGTTCGCGCCACCCCGCCGGAGTTCGAGGTGTTCTGCGGGTACGACAGCGTCCTCGTCCCGGCGCTCACGGGCGGGATAACCGGCGGCATCAACGCCCTCGCGAACGTCGTTCCCGAGGTGTTCGACGTGACGACGTCGGCGCTGGCCGACGGAGACGTCGAGCGGGCCGTCCGCCTCTCACAGGCGGCCATCGCGCCGCTGTTCGAACAGTGTTCGACCCACGGGTTCGCGCCGGCGACGAAGGCCGGGGCGGCCGCCCGCGGGTTCATCGACTCGACGGCCGTCCGGCCGCCGCTCGTCGACCTCGACGACGGAGCACAGGAGGACGTTGCCGCCGCCGTCGAGGACGCCTTGACCGTCGTGGACACGAGTTGA
- a CDS encoding N-acyl homoserine lactonase family protein, producing the protein MVDASVHLLDRGRVRADRGFVVDGYTMGTADEPNPDHDIAEFVVWNAVVDHPDCTVLWDTGSHPEAGDGYWPEPLYAAFQHVDADEHHLESDLDRAGFDLADIDAVVMSHLHLDHAGGLAAFAGTDTPVYVHEEELKFAYYSAKTTEGSIAYLAADFDHDLAWEVVHRDRHTLASDFELVHLPGHTPGVLGARIDLPEETVLVAGDECYVDANFTEEAPLGPGLLWSERDWLDSLHLLKEEVRRTDRPVDVLYGHDLERFQSFDGGWNR; encoded by the coding sequence ATGGTAGACGCATCCGTCCACCTCCTCGACCGTGGTCGCGTCCGCGCCGACCGCGGTTTCGTCGTCGACGGCTACACCATGGGCACGGCGGACGAACCGAACCCCGACCACGACATCGCGGAGTTCGTGGTGTGGAACGCCGTCGTCGACCACCCCGACTGTACCGTGCTGTGGGACACCGGTTCACACCCGGAGGCGGGTGACGGCTACTGGCCCGAACCGCTGTACGCCGCGTTCCAGCACGTCGACGCCGACGAGCACCACCTGGAGTCGGACCTCGACCGCGCCGGCTTCGACCTCGCCGACATCGACGCCGTCGTGATGAGTCACCTCCACCTCGACCACGCCGGCGGCCTCGCGGCCTTCGCGGGGACTGACACCCCTGTGTACGTTCACGAGGAGGAACTCAAGTTCGCGTACTACTCGGCGAAGACGACCGAGGGTTCCATCGCGTACCTCGCCGCGGACTTCGACCACGACCTCGCCTGGGAGGTCGTCCACCGCGACCGACACACGCTCGCCTCGGACTTCGAACTCGTCCACCTGCCGGGGCACACGCCGGGCGTCCTCGGAGCCCGCATCGACCTCCCCGAGGAGACGGTCCTCGTCGCCGGCGACGAGTGCTACGTCGACGCCAACTTCACCGAGGAGGCTCCGCTGGGCCCGGGGCTCCTCTGGAGCGAGCGCGACTGGCTCGACAGCCTCCACCTGCTGAAAGAGGAGGTCCGGCGAACCGACCGGCCAGTCGATGTCCTCTACGGACACGATCTGGAGCGGTTCCAGTCGTTCGACGGCGGCTGGAACCGCTGA
- a CDS encoding helix-turn-helix domain-containing protein: MPSSMAEYLRADMECEGLLECFHGLKELDREVFQSLVDVDQRLTVDEIAERVDRERSTAYRSVQRLLQAGLVQKEQVNYEQGGYYHVYRPVSAEEVTDDMQRMLNDWYAKMGQLIQEFRDKYDDELEPATAD; encoded by the coding sequence ATGCCGAGTTCGATGGCCGAGTACCTGCGAGCGGATATGGAGTGTGAGGGTCTCCTCGAGTGCTTCCACGGGCTCAAGGAGCTCGACCGGGAGGTCTTCCAGTCGCTCGTCGACGTCGACCAACGGTTGACCGTCGACGAGATCGCCGAACGCGTCGACCGTGAGCGCTCGACCGCCTATCGGAGCGTCCAGCGACTGCTCCAGGCAGGGCTCGTCCAGAAGGAACAGGTCAACTACGAACAGGGCGGCTACTACCACGTCTACCGACCGGTGAGCGCCGAAGAGGTCACGGACGACATGCAGCGGATGCTCAACGACTGGTACGCCAAGATGGGACAGCTCATCCAGGAGTTCCGTGACAAGTACGACGACGAACTGGAACCGGCTACCGCCGACTGA
- a CDS encoding UPF0058 family protein: MNKNELVHLHALLVRVAEEYVEWDVAARGDFSAYHALGTTPMSLRRSRADHETATLVLARTLAGLSDAPRTEQTLEDATAR; this comes from the coding sequence GTGAACAAGAACGAACTCGTCCACCTCCACGCCCTCCTGGTCCGGGTGGCCGAGGAGTACGTCGAGTGGGACGTCGCAGCCCGCGGCGACTTCTCGGCGTACCACGCGCTCGGGACGACCCCGATGTCGCTCCGGCGGTCACGCGCCGATCACGAGACCGCGACACTCGTCCTCGCACGGACGCTCGCCGGACTGTCGGACGCACCACGGACCGAACAGACGCTCGAAGACGCTACGGCACGCTGA
- a CDS encoding MutS-related protein, which produces MRLEDFWGVGPKTAERLRDSLGEAQAVDAIEAADVRRLVEAGVTRGRATRILRRAQGQAGMDLLATRDVRKVYDDLVTRAASHAVTAHAADRIRVLTPLTDREEQEARLDEVLTARDAWRALDDDGRERVVDAFEAYDDATATKPAAVRAALALREAGLDGETFAALDDVDEDRLADAADALEALETGEGVATGADAELDRLRTQLAAAEELEGSAFDLIDRIRERGVRDLSDFQNAFVEHVAEETDLTRGTVTAATADDAVDAADFVSTSLRALVADLRAQVDEREETVRAELEGTVDAVRDDVDRAVAAVDDIAVALSLGRFADANDLTRPTLVENGLAVDRARNLTVSNPQPVTYGVGSHSLSAPSSDRVAVLTGANSGGKTTLLETLCQVVLLASMGLPVPAERAEVGRFDAVVFHRRHASFNAGVLESTLKTIVPPLSREGRTLMLVDEFEAITEPGRAADLLNGLVSLTVDRDALGVYVTHLADDLSPLPDEARIDGIFAEGLTPDLELEVDYQPRFGEIGTSTPEFIVSRLVANARDRTERQGFEALAAAVGEEAVQQTLSDARWTN; this is translated from the coding sequence ATGCGACTGGAGGACTTCTGGGGCGTCGGACCGAAGACTGCCGAGCGACTGCGCGACTCGCTCGGCGAGGCTCAGGCGGTCGACGCTATCGAGGCGGCGGACGTTCGACGGCTCGTCGAGGCGGGTGTGACGCGCGGGCGGGCGACTCGCATCCTCAGGCGGGCACAGGGACAGGCAGGGATGGATCTGCTGGCGACGCGTGACGTTCGGAAGGTGTACGACGACCTGGTCACACGGGCCGCCAGCCACGCGGTCACAGCCCACGCGGCCGACAGAATCCGCGTCCTCACCCCGCTGACCGACCGGGAAGAACAGGAAGCCCGGTTGGACGAGGTTCTGACCGCCCGCGACGCGTGGCGCGCTCTCGACGACGACGGACGAGAGCGCGTCGTCGACGCGTTCGAGGCCTACGACGACGCGACGGCGACGAAACCCGCGGCCGTTCGCGCCGCGCTCGCGCTCCGCGAGGCGGGACTCGACGGCGAGACGTTCGCGGCGCTCGACGACGTCGACGAGGACCGACTCGCCGACGCGGCCGACGCGCTGGAGGCGCTCGAAACGGGCGAGGGGGTCGCCACGGGAGCGGACGCCGAACTCGACCGGCTTCGGACGCAACTGGCGGCCGCCGAGGAACTGGAGGGAAGCGCCTTCGACCTCATCGACCGCATCCGCGAGCGGGGCGTCCGTGACCTCTCGGACTTCCAGAACGCGTTCGTCGAACACGTCGCGGAGGAGACCGACCTGACCCGCGGGACGGTGACGGCGGCGACGGCCGACGACGCCGTCGACGCCGCGGACTTCGTCTCCACCTCGCTTCGGGCGCTGGTCGCCGACCTGCGCGCGCAGGTCGACGAGCGCGAAGAGACGGTCAGAGCCGAGTTGGAAGGGACCGTCGACGCCGTCCGGGACGACGTCGACCGGGCGGTGGCGGCCGTCGACGACATCGCCGTCGCGCTCTCGCTCGGGCGGTTCGCCGACGCCAACGACCTCACCAGACCGACGCTCGTCGAGAACGGCCTCGCGGTCGACCGGGCGCGGAACCTCACCGTCTCGAATCCCCAACCCGTCACCTACGGCGTCGGGAGCCACTCGCTGTCGGCGCCGTCCTCGGACCGGGTCGCAGTGCTCACCGGCGCCAACAGCGGAGGGAAGACGACGCTCTTGGAGACGCTCTGTCAGGTCGTACTCCTCGCCTCGATGGGGCTTCCCGTCCCAGCCGAGCGTGCCGAAGTGGGACGGTTCGACGCAGTCGTCTTCCACCGCCGACACGCCTCGTTCAACGCCGGCGTTCTGGAGTCGACGCTGAAGACCATCGTTCCGCCGCTCTCGCGGGAGGGGCGGACGCTGATGCTCGTCGACGAGTTCGAGGCGATCACCGAACCCGGCCGAGCGGCGGACCTCCTCAACGGTCTCGTCTCTCTCACGGTCGACCGCGACGCGCTCGGCGTGTACGTCACTCATCTCGCGGACGACCTCTCGCCGCTCCCCGACGAGGCGCGGATCGACGGCATCTTCGCGGAAGGGCTCACGCCCGACCTCGAACTCGAAGTCGACTACCAACCTCGTTTCGGCGAGATTGGGACCTCCACGCCGGAGTTCATCGTCTCACGCCTGGTGGCGAACGCGCGCGACCGCACCGAACGACAGGGGTTCGAGGCGCTGGCGGCCGCGGTGGGCGAGGAGGCCGTCCAGCAGACGCTGTCCGATGCCCGCTGGACGAATTAA
- a CDS encoding DUF1059 domain-containing protein, producing MGLLRDIVKSSPPFYVSCVPDCDYEAEARDERTLVETMTAHMWEEHRLPVDPLDVREMVRPTHRISHRETNASLSAESHVSSRS from the coding sequence ATGGGTCTATTGAGAGATATTGTGAAATCGAGCCCTCCATTCTACGTGAGTTGTGTTCCAGACTGTGACTACGAGGCCGAAGCGCGAGACGAAAGAACGCTCGTCGAGACGATGACGGCACACATGTGGGAGGAACACCGCCTCCCGGTCGACCCGCTCGACGTCCGCGAGATGGTCCGGCCGACTCACCGCATCTCACACAGGGAGACGAACGCGTCCCTGTCCGCGGAGAGCCACGTCTCGAGCCGTTCGTAG
- a CDS encoding DUF7511 domain-containing protein: MAVHSDTTDTPRNRSFDLHSVVVSYEHRADRCTIYPRDRSHYERLETWLSADRDAFVSLCEMR; the protein is encoded by the coding sequence ATGGCCGTCCACTCCGACACGACCGACACCCCGAGGAACCGCTCGTTCGACCTCCACAGCGTCGTCGTCAGCTACGAGCACCGGGCGGACCGCTGTACGATCTATCCACGGGACCGTTCGCACTACGAACGGCTCGAGACGTGGCTCTCCGCGGACAGGGACGCGTTCGTCTCCCTGTGTGAGATGCGGTGA
- a CDS encoding DUF7576 family protein, whose product MVDPTSDLDEDVDESNAPTCAVCETTLIRDPNHHVVTWIDDGQIQVRHFCSPECRDAWDDDERP is encoded by the coding sequence ATGGTTGACCCGACCTCCGACCTCGACGAGGACGTCGACGAGAGCAACGCACCGACCTGTGCCGTCTGTGAGACGACGCTCATCCGCGACCCGAACCACCACGTCGTCACCTGGATCGACGACGGACAGATCCAGGTCCGACACTTCTGCAGTCCCGAGTGCCGAGACGCGTGGGACGACGACGAACGCCCCTGA
- a CDS encoding MFS transporter, translated as MTRRLFGSLLGLVFLVNFGRTAFAPLLPELQTAFGVGPAAVGVVASLVWIGTGVVRFPVGYLLTRTPRQRVVVAAGLVLAVAAGFTATAPTVGILQFGSLLVGLASGAYFAAAVPLISDLFPERVGRAVGIHGTAAQLAAVVAPTAVVVVLGVASWRAVFWGLAAACLLVTGALVVATRNESAPSESMDRSFRAALGNWRVMGTGILMIATAGFVWQGLFNFYVGYLTTARSLDATTASTLLTLTFAAGVPAFWISGRLADRLPHLPYIVGLLCAFTLCVFAFTVARGFGSLLAVSVLLGYAIHSLFPALDAYVLGALPAGTRGSTYAVFSGLSLLVEATGSGVVGVLLEAGYAFDAVFRVFAAGMVVVVAALVALSLAGRLPNAAGGGHTDASGD; from the coding sequence GTGACCCGCCGACTCTTCGGTTCGCTCCTCGGGTTAGTCTTCCTCGTCAACTTCGGACGGACCGCGTTCGCGCCCCTCCTCCCCGAACTCCAGACGGCGTTCGGCGTCGGCCCCGCGGCCGTGGGCGTCGTCGCCTCGCTGGTCTGGATCGGGACCGGAGTCGTGCGGTTCCCCGTCGGCTACCTCCTCACGCGGACGCCGAGACAGCGCGTCGTCGTCGCCGCGGGCCTCGTCCTCGCCGTCGCCGCCGGCTTCACCGCGACGGCGCCCACCGTCGGTATCCTCCAGTTCGGCTCACTCTTGGTTGGACTGGCCTCCGGCGCGTACTTCGCCGCCGCCGTCCCCCTCATCAGCGACCTCTTCCCCGAGCGGGTCGGGCGGGCCGTCGGTATCCACGGTACCGCCGCGCAGTTGGCCGCCGTCGTCGCGCCGACGGCCGTCGTCGTCGTCCTCGGAGTGGCCTCCTGGCGCGCGGTGTTCTGGGGGCTCGCCGCCGCCTGTCTCCTCGTGACCGGTGCCCTCGTCGTCGCCACTCGAAACGAGTCCGCCCCGAGCGAATCGATGGACCGCTCGTTCCGCGCCGCGCTCGGGAACTGGCGCGTCATGGGGACCGGCATCCTGATGATAGCCACGGCGGGCTTCGTCTGGCAGGGGCTGTTCAACTTCTACGTGGGCTACCTCACGACCGCCCGAAGCCTCGACGCGACCACGGCGAGCACGCTCCTGACGCTCACCTTCGCGGCGGGCGTACCCGCCTTCTGGATCAGCGGTCGACTCGCCGACCGCCTCCCGCATCTCCCGTACATCGTCGGCCTGCTCTGTGCGTTCACTCTGTGCGTCTTCGCGTTCACCGTCGCCCGCGGGTTCGGCAGCCTTCTCGCCGTCTCTGTCCTCCTCGGCTACGCCATCCACAGCCTCTTCCCGGCGCTCGACGCGTACGTCCTCGGCGCGCTCCCGGCGGGGACGCGCGGGAGCACGTACGCCGTCTTCAGCGGCCTCTCGCTCCTCGTCGAGGCCACCGGAAGCGGCGTCGTCGGCGTGCTCCTCGAAGCCGGCTACGCCTTCGACGCCGTGTTCCGCGTCTTCGCCGCGGGAATGGTCGTCGTCGTCGCCGCGCTCGTCGCGCTCTCGCTCGCTGGACGGCTTCCGAACGCGGCGGGCGGAGGCCACACCGACGCGTCCGGCGACTGA
- a CDS encoding NAD(P)H-hydrate dehydratase — protein MITARRMAAVDANAAALGVPRKQLMESSGNAVARVVRDVAGGEGAEIAIVAGRGNNGGDAFVAARFLDGFDTRTYLLGRPESVSTDIARENYDALVEAEYDVETVTDSREFGLGDPDVVVDAMLGTGVTGALREPEASVAERINALDATVVAVDVPSGVDADTGESEGVAVEADHVVTFHDEKPGLSSLDSKVHVADIGIPAAAETFTGPGDLRSLTRDPQSHKGDHGEVLVVGGGPYTGAPALAAGSALRAGADLVRVACPEPVAREIQGYSENFILVPFEGSRFAPDHVDDLLGRANDHDVVVFGPGLGSADETLDAVEEFLARYDGRAVVDADALQVVPDVETEATLVCTPHQGELEKMGGTTAEAWRERRSLVSEFAGDLGHTLLVKGAYDVVSDGSETRVNRTGNPGMTVGGTGDVLAGVTGALLSTQDPLDAAAIGAYANGRAGDIVVDERGFGLVATDLLERVPEALWGERDD, from the coding sequence ATGATAACCGCAAGACGGATGGCCGCCGTCGACGCCAACGCGGCCGCCCTCGGCGTCCCGCGCAAGCAACTGATGGAGTCGAGCGGGAACGCGGTCGCCCGCGTCGTCCGCGACGTCGCGGGGGGCGAGGGAGCGGAGATAGCCATCGTCGCCGGTCGCGGCAACAACGGCGGCGACGCGTTCGTCGCCGCGCGCTTCCTCGACGGGTTCGACACCCGAACGTACCTCCTGGGCCGCCCCGAGAGCGTCTCGACGGACATCGCCCGCGAGAACTACGACGCGCTCGTCGAGGCCGAGTACGACGTCGAGACCGTGACCGACTCCCGCGAGTTCGGCCTCGGCGACCCGGACGTGGTCGTCGACGCCATGCTCGGAACGGGCGTGACGGGCGCGCTTCGGGAACCCGAAGCCTCGGTCGCCGAGCGGATAAACGCGCTCGACGCCACCGTCGTCGCCGTCGACGTTCCCTCCGGCGTCGACGCGGACACCGGCGAGTCCGAGGGGGTCGCGGTCGAAGCGGACCACGTCGTCACGTTCCACGACGAGAAGCCTGGCCTGTCGAGCCTCGACTCGAAAGTGCACGTCGCGGACATCGGCATCCCCGCCGCCGCCGAGACGTTCACCGGCCCCGGCGACCTCCGCTCGCTCACGCGCGACCCCCAGTCGCACAAGGGTGACCACGGCGAAGTGCTCGTGGTGGGCGGCGGGCCGTACACCGGCGCGCCGGCCCTGGCCGCGGGGTCGGCGCTCCGCGCGGGGGCGGACCTCGTCCGCGTCGCCTGTCCCGAACCGGTGGCCCGCGAGATTCAGGGGTACAGCGAGAACTTCATCCTGGTCCCGTTCGAGGGGAGCAGGTTCGCGCCGGACCACGTCGACGACCTGCTCGGGCGGGCGAACGACCACGACGTCGTCGTCTTCGGACCCGGTCTCGGCTCCGCCGACGAGACGCTCGACGCCGTCGAGGAGTTCCTCGCGCGGTACGACGGGAGAGCGGTCGTCGACGCCGACGCTCTCCAGGTCGTCCCCGACGTGGAGACCGAGGCGACGCTCGTCTGCACGCCGCACCAGGGCGAGTTGGAGAAGATGGGCGGCACCACCGCCGAAGCGTGGCGCGAGCGGCGGAGCCTGGTTTCGGAGTTCGCGGGCGACCTCGGGCACACGTTGCTCGTGAAGGGCGCGTACGACGTCGTGAGCGACGGCTCCGAGACCAGAGTCAACCGCACGGGCAACCCGGGCATGACCGTCGGCGGGACCGGCGACGTCCTCGCGGGCGTCACGGGCGCGCTGCTCAGCACGCAGGACCCGCTCGACGCCGCGGCCATCGGCGCGTACGCGAACGGCCGGGCGGGTGACATCGTTGTCGACGAGCGCGGTTTCGGCCTGGTGGCGACGGACCTCCTCGAACGAGTCCCCGAGGCCCTGTGGGGTGAGCGCGATGACTGA
- the moaC gene encoding cyclic pyranopterin monophosphate synthase MoaC, translating into MTDSETPTGEDPRETERGGELTHTDREGNVQMVDVGAKPDSDRRAVARGTIHLQPSTVDAVRADDIGKGDVLATARVGAVQAVKHTWETIPMCHQIPITNVDTDFQVRDDRIVLTVAVETTGKTGCEMEALEGVTTGLNVVWDMVKAAEKDESGQYPDTRITDVHVVQKEKRVREE; encoded by the coding sequence ATGACTGATTCCGAGACGCCGACCGGCGAGGACCCCAGAGAGACCGAGAGGGGTGGGGAACTCACCCACACCGACAGGGAGGGGAACGTCCAGATGGTCGACGTCGGCGCGAAACCGGACTCGGACCGGCGGGCGGTCGCCCGCGGAACCATCCACCTCCAGCCGTCGACGGTCGACGCCGTCCGCGCCGACGACATCGGGAAGGGGGACGTGCTCGCGACGGCCCGGGTGGGCGCGGTACAGGCGGTGAAACACACCTGGGAGACCATCCCGATGTGTCACCAGATTCCGATCACGAACGTCGACACCGACTTTCAGGTGAGAGACGACCGTATCGTCCTCACCGTCGCGGTCGAGACGACCGGAAAGACCGGCTGTGAGATGGAGGCGCTGGAGGGGGTGACGACGGGATTGAACGTCGTCTGGGACATGGTGAAAGCCGCCGAGAAGGACGAGAGCGGGCAGTACCCCGACACGCGAATCACGGACGTCCACGTGGTGCAGAAGGAGAAGCGAGTACGCGAGGAGTGA